The Rhodopseudomonas palustris genome window below encodes:
- a CDS encoding cobalamin biosynthesis protein — protein MTRIVIGLGFRAAAPQASIAEVIAAARGAAMPAQPTHLAVPDDKAVHPPLIAAATEAALPCLAISTAAIRSVAGRIATNSPRVARARGVGSVCEAAALAAAGPAARLAVTRLISSDRQATAAVAIEEPPQ, from the coding sequence ATGACGCGCATCGTGATCGGCCTCGGATTTCGCGCCGCCGCCCCTCAGGCGTCGATCGCCGAAGTCATCGCCGCTGCGCGCGGCGCCGCTATGCCCGCACAACCGACGCATCTTGCCGTGCCCGACGACAAAGCAGTGCATCCGCCGTTGATCGCAGCGGCGACAGAAGCGGCATTGCCCTGCCTCGCGATCAGTACGGCTGCGATCCGGAGCGTCGCCGGTCGCATCGCGACCAACTCACCGCGCGTTGCACGCGCCCGCGGTGTCGGCAGCGTCTGTGAAGCGGCGGCGCTCGCCGCGGCGGGGCCTGCCGCCCGCCTTGCGGTGACGCGGCTGATATCAAGCGACCGCCAGGCGACCGCCGCCGTCGCCATCGAGGAGCCACCGCAATGA